The following are encoded together in the Planococcus antarcticus DSM 14505 genome:
- a CDS encoding NUDIX domain-containing protein: protein MLWECTGGSVTAGEGSLSGAIRELEKETGLVANRQDLLLIGSLKKNNYFLDSYTWKSPEQLKLTDLNLQMDEVYSAQFINLTEWERMNNIQLVVPVLWDRYNLYGSEVGEWIKLES, encoded by the coding sequence CTGTTATGGGAATGCACAGGAGGATCAGTGACCGCTGGAGAAGGCAGTTTGTCTGGAGCAATTCGTGAACTTGAAAAAGAAACAGGGCTTGTTGCCAATCGGCAGGATCTTCTTCTTATCGGCAGTTTGAAGAAAAATAATTATTTTTTAGATAGCTATACATGGAAGAGTCCAGAGCAACTCAAACTGACCGATTTAAACTTGCAGATGGATGAAGTCTATTCAGCACAATTTATCAACTTGACTGAATGGGAAAGAATGAATAATATTCAATTGGTTGTTCCGGTGTTATGGGATCGGTATAATCTTTACGGCAGTGAAGTCGGTGAATGGATAAAACTTGAAAGTTAA
- a CDS encoding NUDIX hydrolase — MIIQIQNANPVYLSPKHILSAAAVVLNERGEILLIKGPRRGWEMPGGQVEEGESLKEAAIREVKEEAGIDIEIENFCGMFQNVEKSICNTLFLAKPVGGIETTSAESLEVAFYPIAEALEMVTWKNFKQTIEFCLNSSSHPFYIAF, encoded by the coding sequence GTGATTATTCAAATTCAAAATGCTAATCCTGTTTATTTGTCTCCCAAACATATTCTTTCTGCAGCTGCCGTTGTTCTCAATGAGCGAGGTGAAATATTGCTGATTAAAGGTCCACGGAGAGGATGGGAAATGCCAGGAGGACAGGTTGAAGAAGGAGAATCTCTTAAAGAGGCTGCAATCCGAGAAGTAAAAGAAGAAGCGGGAATAGACATTGAAATCGAAAATTTTTGCGGTATGTTTCAAAATGTAGAAAAATCGATTTGCAATACGCTTTTTTTAGCGAAACCAGTCGGGGGCATAGAAACCACTTCGGCCGAAAGTCTGGAAGTAGCCTTTTATCCCATTGCAGAAGCTCTGGAAATGGTCACTTGGAAAAACTTTAAGCAAACAATCGAGTTCTGTCTAAATAGCAGTAGCCATCCGTTTTATATAGCATTTTGA